In Streptomyces capitiformicae, one genomic interval encodes:
- a CDS encoding UDP-N-acetylmuramoyl-L-alanyl-D-glutamate--2,6-diaminopimelate ligase, with product MTMITPDSGNHALPARSHKPSPTRHPPPPLPDRASRGLPFSSGRGAPGTLTAVPHADQSQTTQKGVPVTYPGPPRPAQVSATPLAELADQAGAEQSGSAAEVTGITHDSRAVRPGDLYAALPGARLHGADFVTQAAGLGAVAVLTDPSGAERAAATGLPVLVVDDPRARMGELAATIYGRPGRDLLQIGITGTSGKTTTAYLVEGGLKTVRSTGLIGTVEMRIGDERIKSERTTPEATDLQALFAVMRERGVDSVVMEVSSHALVLGRVDGCVFDVAVFNNLSPEHMEFHSDMEDYFQAKAQLFTPKRSRLGVVNFDDEYGRRLIKEASVPVVTFSAEGHPDADWRTEDVQVGPMDSTFTVIGPKEERITAKSPLPGPFNVANALAAIVALATAGLDPQTAADGVAAVPGVPGRLERVDAGQPYLAVVDYAHKTDAVESVLRALRKVTEGRLHVVLGCGGDRDRTKRSPMGAAMARLADTAVLTSDNPRSEDPLAILATMLRGAASVPAHERGEVVLFEDRAAAIAAAVARAQPGDTVLVAGKGHEQGQDIAGVVRPFDDRQVLREAIQQTQG from the coding sequence GTGACCATGATCACTCCCGACTCCGGGAACCACGCACTCCCGGCCCGCTCGCACAAACCCTCGCCCACCCGTCACCCACCACCACCCTTGCCGGACCGCGCTTCGCGCGGGCTCCCTTTTAGCTCCGGCAGGGGTGCGCCCGGTACGCTCACGGCCGTGCCACACGCTGATCAGTCCCAAACCACCCAGAAGGGCGTTCCTGTGACATATCCGGGACCGCCCAGGCCGGCCCAGGTCTCCGCCACACCCCTCGCGGAGCTCGCCGACCAGGCAGGTGCCGAGCAGTCGGGGAGCGCCGCGGAGGTCACGGGCATCACCCACGACTCGCGCGCCGTCCGCCCGGGCGACCTGTACGCCGCCCTGCCCGGTGCCCGACTGCACGGCGCCGACTTCGTGACCCAGGCGGCCGGCCTCGGCGCCGTCGCCGTCCTCACCGACCCGAGCGGGGCCGAGCGTGCCGCCGCCACCGGGCTCCCGGTCCTCGTCGTCGACGACCCGCGCGCGCGGATGGGAGAGCTGGCGGCCACGATCTACGGCCGCCCGGGCCGCGACCTGCTGCAGATCGGCATCACCGGCACCTCCGGCAAGACCACCACCGCCTACCTCGTCGAGGGCGGCCTGAAGACGGTGCGTTCCACCGGCCTCATCGGCACGGTCGAGATGCGCATCGGTGACGAGCGCATCAAGTCCGAGCGGACCACCCCCGAGGCCACCGATCTCCAGGCCCTGTTCGCGGTCATGCGCGAGCGCGGTGTCGACTCGGTCGTCATGGAGGTCTCCAGCCACGCCCTGGTCCTCGGCCGGGTCGACGGCTGCGTGTTCGACGTCGCCGTCTTCAACAACCTCAGCCCGGAGCACATGGAGTTCCACTCCGACATGGAGGACTACTTCCAGGCGAAGGCACAGCTGTTCACGCCGAAACGCAGCAGACTCGGCGTAGTCAACTTTGACGACGAGTACGGTCGCAGGCTCATCAAGGAGGCCTCCGTTCCGGTCGTCACCTTCTCCGCCGAGGGCCACCCCGACGCCGACTGGCGCACCGAGGACGTCCAGGTCGGGCCGATGGACTCGACGTTCACCGTGATCGGCCCGAAGGAGGAGCGGATCACCGCGAAGTCGCCGCTCCCCGGCCCCTTCAACGTGGCCAACGCCCTCGCGGCGATCGTCGCGCTGGCCACCGCCGGGCTCGACCCGCAGACCGCCGCCGACGGCGTCGCCGCCGTACCGGGTGTGCCGGGCCGCCTGGAGCGTGTGGACGCCGGGCAGCCGTACCTCGCGGTCGTCGACTACGCGCACAAGACGGACGCCGTCGAGTCGGTCCTCAGGGCGCTGCGCAAGGTCACCGAGGGCAGGCTGCACGTCGTGCTCGGCTGCGGCGGGGACCGGGACAGGACCAAACGCTCGCCGATGGGCGCCGCGATGGCCCGGCTCGCCGACACCGCCGTACTGACCTCGGACAACCCCCGCTCCGAGGACCCCCTCGCCATTCTGGCGACCATGCTCCGGGGCGCGGCGTCCGTGCCGGCGCACGAACGCGGTGAGGTCGTCCTCTTCGAGGACCGGGCCGCCGCGATCGCCGCGGCCGTGGCCCGTGCACAGCCGGGCGACACCGTGCTGGTCGCGGGCAAGGGCCACGAGCAGGGCCAGGACATCGCCGGCGTGGTCCGTCCCTTCGACGACCGCCAGGTGCTTCGCGAAGCTATCCAGCAGACCCAGGGATGA
- the ftsW gene encoding putative lipid II flippase FtsW — protein sequence MASSRTGRPPVQRLTRRPPLPRPPRENPVRRFHARARKAWDRPLTAYYLILGGSLLITVLGLVMVYSASQIKALQMSLPGTFFFRKQFLAAAIGTAVLLLASRMPVKLHRALAYPILAGCVFLMALVQVPGIGQSINGNQNWIAIGGSFQVQPSEFGKLALVLWGADLLARKEDKRLLTQWKHMLVPLVPVAFMLLGLIMLGGDMGTAIILTAILFGLLWLAGAPTRMFVGVLSIAGLIGFVLIRTSENRMARLACIGATEPRSGVDCWQAVHGIYALASGGIFGSGLGASVEKWGQLPEPHTDFIFAVTGEELGLAGTLSVLALFAALGYAGIRVAGRTEDPFVRYAAGGVTTWITAQAVINIGAVLGLLPIAGVPLPLFSYGGSALLPTMFAIGLLIAFARDEPAARAALAMRQPRFGRKRGGGPSGPGRWNTMRRRASVARTSGER from the coding sequence ATGGCCAGTAGCCGTACCGGCCGTCCCCCCGTCCAGCGCCTCACCAGACGGCCGCCCCTTCCCAGACCGCCGCGGGAGAACCCCGTGCGGAGGTTTCACGCGCGTGCGCGCAAGGCCTGGGACCGGCCGCTGACCGCGTACTACCTGATCCTCGGCGGCAGTCTGCTGATCACCGTGCTGGGGCTCGTGATGGTGTACTCGGCCTCGCAGATCAAGGCACTGCAGATGTCGCTGCCGGGGACCTTCTTCTTCCGCAAGCAGTTCCTCGCCGCCGCGATCGGCACCGCGGTGCTGCTCCTGGCCTCGCGGATGCCGGTGAAGCTGCACCGGGCGCTGGCGTATCCGATCCTGGCCGGCTGTGTCTTCCTGATGGCCCTGGTGCAGGTGCCCGGGATAGGGCAGTCGATCAACGGCAACCAGAACTGGATCGCCATCGGCGGCTCGTTCCAGGTCCAGCCCAGCGAGTTCGGCAAGCTGGCGCTCGTGCTGTGGGGAGCCGACCTGCTCGCCCGCAAGGAGGACAAGCGGCTGCTGACCCAGTGGAAGCACATGCTGGTGCCGCTCGTCCCGGTGGCATTCATGCTCCTCGGGCTGATCATGCTCGGCGGCGACATGGGCACCGCGATCATTCTCACGGCGATCCTGTTCGGCCTGCTGTGGCTGGCCGGGGCACCGACGCGCATGTTCGTGGGCGTGCTGTCCATCGCGGGGCTCATCGGCTTCGTCCTCATCCGGACCAGCGAGAACCGTATGGCACGCCTGGCCTGCATCGGCGCGACGGAACCCCGCTCGGGCGTCGACTGCTGGCAGGCCGTGCACGGCATCTACGCCCTCGCCTCGGGCGGAATCTTCGGCTCCGGGCTCGGTGCCAGTGTGGAAAAATGGGGCCAACTCCCGGAACCGCACACCGACTTCATCTTCGCCGTCACCGGTGAGGAACTGGGCCTCGCGGGGACGCTGTCGGTGCTCGCCCTCTTCGCGGCTCTAGGCTATGCGGGTATCCGCGTGGCCGGACGCACGGAGGACCCCTTCGTGAGGTATGCCGCGGGAGGCGTGACCACCTGGATCACCGCGCAGGCGGTGATCAACATCGGTGCGGTGCTCGGCCTGCTGCCGATCGCCGGTGTCCCGCTCCCGCTGTTCTCCTACGGAGGTTCCGCCCTGCTGCCGACCATGTTCGCCATCGGGTTGCTGATCGCCTTCGCACGCGACGAGCCCGCTGCGCGGGCGGCGCTTGCGATGCGGCAACCCCGCTTTGGTAGAAAGCGGGGCGGCGGCCCTTCGGGGCCCGGGAGATGGAACACGATGCGACGGCGTGCCTCGGTGGCACGTACGTCCGGAGAGCGGTGA
- the mraY gene encoding phospho-N-acetylmuramoyl-pentapeptide-transferase, whose translation MMKQILFAGVIGLFLTLVGTPLLIKLLARKGYGQYIRDDGPREHASKRGTPTMGGIAFILATIAAYFLSKLITGYTPTFSGLLVLGLMGGMGLVGFLDDYIKIVKRRSLGLRAKAKMAGQLIVGIAFAVLALQFPDVRDQTPASTKLSFVQDFGWTIGPVLFVIWALFMILAMSNGVNLTDGLDGLATGASVLVFGAYTFIGVWQFQESCANTQTLTNPAACYEVRDPLDLAIVASALMGACLGFLWWNTSPAKIFMGDTGSLALGGALAGLAICSRTELLLAILGGLFVLITMSVVIQVGSFRLTGKRVFRMAPLQHHFELKGWSEVLVVVRFWIIQGICVIVGLGLFYAGWAAEK comes from the coding sequence ATGATGAAGCAGATCCTGTTCGCAGGAGTCATTGGCCTCTTCCTGACGCTGGTCGGCACCCCGCTGCTGATCAAGCTGCTCGCCCGCAAGGGCTACGGCCAGTACATCCGTGACGACGGCCCGCGCGAGCACGCCAGCAAGCGCGGTACGCCGACCATGGGCGGTATCGCCTTCATCCTGGCGACGATCGCCGCATACTTCCTGTCCAAGCTGATCACCGGCTACACGCCGACCTTCTCCGGTCTGCTGGTGCTCGGCCTGATGGGCGGCATGGGCCTCGTCGGCTTCCTCGACGACTACATCAAGATCGTCAAGCGTCGTTCGCTCGGTCTGCGGGCCAAGGCGAAGATGGCCGGTCAGCTGATCGTCGGCATCGCCTTCGCGGTCCTCGCGCTGCAGTTCCCGGACGTCCGCGACCAGACGCCGGCCTCCACCAAGCTCTCCTTCGTGCAGGACTTCGGATGGACGATCGGCCCCGTGCTGTTCGTGATCTGGGCCCTGTTCATGATCCTCGCCATGTCGAACGGCGTGAACCTGACCGACGGTCTCGACGGCCTCGCCACCGGCGCCTCGGTCCTCGTCTTCGGCGCGTACACCTTCATCGGCGTCTGGCAGTTCCAGGAGTCCTGCGCCAACACGCAGACCCTGACCAACCCGGCCGCCTGCTACGAGGTACGAGATCCCCTCGACCTGGCGATCGTGGCCTCCGCGCTGATGGGTGCCTGCCTCGGCTTCCTGTGGTGGAACACCTCGCCGGCGAAGATCTTCATGGGGGACACCGGTTCGCTGGCCCTCGGCGGTGCGCTCGCGGGTCTCGCGATCTGCTCCCGGACCGAGCTGCTGCTGGCCATCCTGGGCGGTCTGTTCGTCCTCATCACCATGTCGGTCGTGATCCAGGTCGGCTCGTTCCGCCTCACCGGCAAGCGCGTCTTCCGCATGGCACCACTCCAGCACCACTTCGAACTCAAGGGCTGGTCCGAGGTCCTTGTCGTGGTCCGCTTCTGGATCATCCAGGGAATCTGTGTGATTGTCGGATTGGGTCTCTTCTACGCGGGATGGGCGGCCGAGAAGTGA
- the murD gene encoding UDP-N-acetylmuramoyl-L-alanine--D-glutamate ligase encodes MGGREVTSWDGMHITVAGLGVSGVSAARALAGLGASVTVVDGGDSEALRERAASLEGIDVRLGDAETLPEGTELVVTSPGWKPTSPLFAAAAEAGVDVVGDVEIAWRLRGPDAPPWLAVTGTNGKTTTTQMLASILRAAGLRTMAVGNIGTPIIDIVLGEERYDVLAVELSSYQLHWAPSLRAHSAAVLNLAPDHLDWHGSMEAYARDKGRIYEGNRVACVYNVDATDKPSTEDLVREADVEEGCRAIGFTLGTPGPSQLGVVEGILVDRAFVENRQKNAQELAEVSDVNPPAPHNIANALAAAALARAFGVPAKAVRDGLRAFRPDAHRIEHVADIDGVAYVDDSKATNTHAAEASLAAYESIVWIAGGLAKGATFDELVTRSAKRLRGVVLIGADRALIREALARHAPEVPLVDLDRTDTGAMLAAVREARALSKQGDTVLLAPACASMDMFVNYNKRGDAFADAVRELASEDG; translated from the coding sequence ATGGGCGGCCGAGAAGTGACGTCCTGGGACGGCATGCACATCACCGTCGCCGGCCTCGGCGTGAGCGGCGTCAGCGCCGCCCGCGCCCTGGCCGGCCTCGGCGCGTCGGTCACCGTCGTCGACGGCGGCGACTCCGAGGCGCTACGGGAGCGCGCCGCCTCCCTGGAAGGCATCGACGTACGGCTCGGGGACGCGGAGACGCTCCCCGAGGGCACCGAGCTGGTCGTCACCTCGCCCGGCTGGAAGCCCACTTCGCCGCTTTTCGCCGCCGCCGCCGAGGCGGGCGTCGACGTGGTCGGCGACGTGGAGATCGCCTGGCGCCTGCGCGGACCCGACGCGCCGCCCTGGCTCGCCGTCACGGGCACCAACGGCAAGACCACCACCACGCAGATGCTCGCCTCGATCCTGCGCGCCGCGGGGCTGCGCACGATGGCGGTGGGCAACATCGGCACACCGATCATCGACATCGTCCTGGGCGAGGAGCGGTACGACGTCCTGGCCGTCGAGCTCTCCAGCTACCAGCTCCACTGGGCGCCCTCCCTGCGCGCCCACTCCGCCGCCGTCCTCAACCTCGCCCCCGACCACCTCGACTGGCACGGCTCCATGGAGGCGTACGCCAGGGACAAGGGCCGTATCTACGAGGGCAATCGCGTCGCCTGCGTCTACAACGTGGATGCCACCGACAAACCGTCCACCGAGGACCTGGTGCGCGAGGCGGACGTAGAGGAGGGCTGCCGGGCCATCGGCTTCACCCTCGGCACCCCTGGGCCGTCCCAACTCGGCGTGGTCGAGGGCATCCTGGTCGACCGCGCCTTCGTCGAGAACCGGCAGAAGAACGCCCAGGAGCTCGCCGAGGTCTCCGACGTCAACCCGCCGGCCCCGCACAACATCGCCAACGCCCTCGCGGCCGCCGCCCTCGCCCGGGCCTTCGGGGTGCCCGCCAAGGCCGTACGGGACGGTCTGCGGGCCTTCCGGCCGGACGCGCACCGCATCGAGCACGTGGCCGACATCGACGGCGTCGCGTACGTCGACGACTCCAAGGCGACCAACACCCACGCCGCGGAAGCCTCGTTGGCGGCGTACGAGTCGATCGTGTGGATCGCGGGCGGGCTCGCCAAGGGCGCGACCTTCGACGAACTCGTCACCAGGTCGGCGAAGCGGCTTCGGGGCGTCGTCCTGATCGGCGCGGATCGCGCGCTGATCCGCGAAGCGCTGGCGCGACACGCGCCCGAGGTGCCCCTCGTCGACCTCGACCGGACCGACACTGGGGCGATGCTCGCGGCTGTCCGCGAGGCACGGGCGCTCTCCAAGCAGGGGGACACCGTTCTGCTGGCGCCGGCCTGCGCTTCGATGGACATGTTCGTCAACTACAACAAACGCGGGGACGCGTTCGCGGATGCCGTTCGTGAACTTGCCTCGGAGGACGGCTGA
- a CDS encoding UDP-N-acetylmuramoyl-tripeptide--D-alanyl-D-alanine ligase yields MIALSLAEIAEVVGGQTHDIPDPSVQVTGPVVRDSREVEPGSLFVAFVGERVDGHDFAAAVVEAGAAALLASRPVGVPAIVVDDVQAALGALARHVVQKLGTTLVALTGSAGKTSTKDLVAQVLQRKAPTVWTPGSLNNEIGLPLTALSATEETRFLVLEMGARGIGHIRYLADLTPPKIGLVLNVGTAHIGEFGGREQIAQAKGELVEALPEDGAAILNADDPLVRAMASRTKAKVVLFGESGEADVRAENVTLTDAGQPVFRLHTPSGASDVTMRLYGEHHVSNALAAAAVAHELGMSAEEIATALSEAGSLSRWRMEVTERPDGVTVVNDAYNANPESMRAALRALAAMGKGRRTWAVLGKMAELGDESLAEHDAVGRLAVRLNVGKLVAVGGREASWLQLGAYNEGSWGEESVHVSDAQAAVDLLRSQLRPGDVVLVKASRSVGLESVAQALLDSGIEGEVAAR; encoded by the coding sequence GTGATCGCCCTCTCTCTCGCCGAGATCGCAGAAGTCGTCGGCGGGCAGACGCACGACATACCGGATCCGTCGGTCCAGGTCACCGGACCGGTCGTCCGGGACTCCCGTGAGGTGGAGCCCGGCAGCCTCTTCGTCGCCTTCGTGGGCGAGCGCGTGGACGGCCACGACTTCGCGGCCGCGGTCGTCGAGGCGGGCGCGGCGGCGCTGCTGGCGTCCCGTCCCGTCGGCGTGCCCGCGATCGTCGTGGACGACGTCCAGGCGGCCCTCGGCGCCCTCGCCCGCCACGTCGTCCAGAAGCTCGGCACGACCCTCGTGGCCCTCACCGGGTCCGCGGGCAAGACCAGCACCAAGGACCTCGTCGCGCAGGTCCTTCAGCGCAAGGCGCCGACCGTGTGGACGCCCGGCTCCCTCAACAACGAGATCGGGCTGCCCCTCACGGCGCTCAGCGCCACCGAGGAAACCCGTTTCCTCGTCCTGGAGATGGGCGCCCGTGGCATCGGCCACATCCGTTACCTCGCCGACCTGACCCCGCCGAAGATCGGCCTGGTGCTCAACGTCGGCACCGCCCACATCGGCGAGTTCGGGGGCCGGGAGCAGATCGCGCAGGCCAAGGGCGAGTTGGTCGAGGCACTTCCGGAAGACGGCGCCGCGATCCTCAATGCCGACGACCCCCTCGTACGCGCCATGGCGTCCCGTACGAAGGCGAAGGTGGTCCTCTTCGGCGAGTCCGGCGAAGCGGACGTACGTGCCGAGAACGTGACGCTCACGGACGCCGGACAGCCTGTGTTCAGGCTTCACACACCCTCCGGTGCAAGTGATGTGACCATGCGCCTGTACGGTGAGCACCACGTGTCGAACGCGCTCGCCGCGGCCGCCGTCGCCCATGAGCTGGGCATGTCCGCGGAAGAGATCGCCACCGCGCTCTCCGAGGCGGGCTCCCTCTCCCGCTGGCGTATGGAGGTCACCGAGCGCCCGGACGGCGTGACGGTCGTCAACGACGCCTACAACGCGAACCCCGAGTCCATGCGGGCCGCTTTGCGCGCGCTGGCAGCCATGGGCAAGGGGCGGCGGACGTGGGCGGTGCTCGGCAAGATGGCCGAGCTCGGGGACGAATCGCTCGCCGAGCACGACGCGGTCGGACGGCTCGCCGTCCGGCTCAATGTCGGCAAGCTCGTCGCGGTCGGGGGCAGGGAAGCGTCCTGGCTGCAACTGGGCGCATATAACGAGGGTTCGTGGGGTGAGGAGTCGGTGCACGTGTCCGACGCACAGGCGGCGGTCGACCTGTTGCGCAGTCAGTTGCGCCCGGGAGACGTCGTACTCGTGAAGGCGTCCCGGTCGGTCGGGCTCGAGAGCGTGGCGCAGGCGCTGCTCGACAGCGGCATCGAGGGTGAGGTTGCCGCCCGATGA